Proteins from one Cryptomeria japonica chromosome 4, Sugi_1.0, whole genome shotgun sequence genomic window:
- the LOC131066617 gene encoding E3 ubiquitin-protein ligase APD2 isoform X1 yields the protein MEGIVANLVEQHHGVRSENEETRVESGVHVDIAETSTASGSGVYDNNYYHSSSRNEANAESSSSYRVRLSVRRRSQEVQEEAWSCLVVLVAFWFFAASMTLILGFYGSAKLALGSNYSRLVHANSFFVQEIRVNGNKKPGPMLHGFTQKPPLNVHRTWNETHHILLQANYHQEWMVWLNRGSVINVSYNVKNEDFSSLILVLVEGKTGLNEWIEEPSYPNVSLSWDSIHGIGSIEHKVEKDEEYYIAIGNLNSHSMEVHLNFKFNGILYDTTKAEYTCSLQNDLCGVKLFLLGDSYAILSTPGPKESGERDEWSVRLSYGPRWLTYLVGSGGFTLLIMGIIKFITKLQAGSGESEVRREYLPPERTPLITQKDDDDDSSCGSSYVSVSVGEEDDDELNFPGSPGIEDNDIKSRKNNDIYQRRLCAICFDAPRDSFFLPCGHCVTCSTCGMRISEETNMCPICRKKIRKVKKIFAV from the exons ATGGAAGGAATTGTGGCGAACTTGGTGGAGCAGCATCATGGGGTGAGGAGTGAGAACGAGGAAACTAGGGTTGAGAGTGGGGTACACGTGGACATTGCAGAGACGTCTACAGCCTCAGGTTCAGGGGTTTATGATAATAATTATTACCATTCCAGTTCTCGTAATGAGGCGAACGCGGAGTCATCGTCGTCTTACAGGGTGCGGCTTTCTGTTAGGAGACGGTCACAGGAGGTGCAGGAGGAGGCGTGGTCCTGCCTCGTCGTGCTCGTCGCCTTCTGGTTCTTTG CAGCATCGATGACATTGATTTTGGGCTTCTATGGATCTGCTAAACTTGCATTAGGATCCAACTACTCACGCCTTGTACATGCCAATTCTTTCTTTGTGCAAGAAATCAGG GTGAATGGAAACAAGAAACCAGGCCCCATGCTCCATGGCTTCACACAGAAGCCTCCATTGAATGTCCACAGAACCTGGAATGAAACACATCATATACTTTTGCAGGCCAATTACCACCAG GAATGGATGGTTTGGTTGAACAGGGGCTCTGTCATAAATGTGTCCTACAATGTTAAGAACGAGGACTTTTCTAGCTTAATACTTGTACTGGTTGAAG GTAAAACTGGTCTTAATGAATGGATCGAGGAGCCTTCATACCCCAATGTATCTTTGTCATGGGATAGTATACATG GGATTGGGTCCATTGAGCACAAGGTAGAGAAAGATGAAGAATATTACATTGCCATTGGAAATCTCAATTCACATAGCATGGAG GTacacttgaattttaaatttaatgGCATTCTCTATGATACAACAAAGGCAGAGTACACATGCTCTTTACAAAATGATCTATGTGGCGTGAAACTTTTCCTTCTTGGCGATAGTTATGCTATTCTCTCTACTCCTGGTCCAAAAGAG AGTGGAGAGAGGGATGAGTGGTCTGTCAGATTGTCATATGGACCACGGTGGTTAACATATCTTGTTGGCTCAG GTGGTTTCACACTTTTGATTATGGGTATCATAAAATTTATTACCAAGTTACAGGCTGGATCAGGAGAATCTGAAGTTCGAAGGGAGTATCTGCCCCCAGAAAGAACTCCCCTGATAActcagaaagatgatgatgatgattcaagtTGTGGGTCTTCTTATGTTTCTGTCTCTGTaggtgaagaagatgatgatgaactaAATTTCCCAGGATCACCAGGAATTGAAGATAATGACATAAAATCTCGGAAGAATAATGACATTTACCAGCGTCGTCTGTGTGCGATTTGTTTTGATGCTCCAAGAGACAGTTTCTTCCTTCCTTGTGGACATTGTGTAACTTGTTCTACATGTGGCATGAG GATTTCTGAAGAAACCAACATGTGTCCAATATGTAGGAAGAAGATTAGGAAGGTGAAAAAAATATTTGCCGTCTGA
- the LOC131066617 gene encoding E3 ubiquitin-protein ligase APD2 isoform X2, which produces MEGIVANLVEQHHGVRSENEETRVESGVHVDIAETSTASGSGVYDNNYYHSSSRNEANAESSSSYRVRLSVRRRSQEVQEEAWSCLVVLVAFWFFASMTLILGFYGSAKLALGSNYSRLVHANSFFVQEIRVNGNKKPGPMLHGFTQKPPLNVHRTWNETHHILLQANYHQEWMVWLNRGSVINVSYNVKNEDFSSLILVLVEGKTGLNEWIEEPSYPNVSLSWDSIHGIGSIEHKVEKDEEYYIAIGNLNSHSMEVHLNFKFNGILYDTTKAEYTCSLQNDLCGVKLFLLGDSYAILSTPGPKESGERDEWSVRLSYGPRWLTYLVGSGGFTLLIMGIIKFITKLQAGSGESEVRREYLPPERTPLITQKDDDDDSSCGSSYVSVSVGEEDDDELNFPGSPGIEDNDIKSRKNNDIYQRRLCAICFDAPRDSFFLPCGHCVTCSTCGMRISEETNMCPICRKKIRKVKKIFAV; this is translated from the exons ATGGAAGGAATTGTGGCGAACTTGGTGGAGCAGCATCATGGGGTGAGGAGTGAGAACGAGGAAACTAGGGTTGAGAGTGGGGTACACGTGGACATTGCAGAGACGTCTACAGCCTCAGGTTCAGGGGTTTATGATAATAATTATTACCATTCCAGTTCTCGTAATGAGGCGAACGCGGAGTCATCGTCGTCTTACAGGGTGCGGCTTTCTGTTAGGAGACGGTCACAGGAGGTGCAGGAGGAGGCGTGGTCCTGCCTCGTCGTGCTCGTCGCCTTCTGGTTCTTTG CATCGATGACATTGATTTTGGGCTTCTATGGATCTGCTAAACTTGCATTAGGATCCAACTACTCACGCCTTGTACATGCCAATTCTTTCTTTGTGCAAGAAATCAGG GTGAATGGAAACAAGAAACCAGGCCCCATGCTCCATGGCTTCACACAGAAGCCTCCATTGAATGTCCACAGAACCTGGAATGAAACACATCATATACTTTTGCAGGCCAATTACCACCAG GAATGGATGGTTTGGTTGAACAGGGGCTCTGTCATAAATGTGTCCTACAATGTTAAGAACGAGGACTTTTCTAGCTTAATACTTGTACTGGTTGAAG GTAAAACTGGTCTTAATGAATGGATCGAGGAGCCTTCATACCCCAATGTATCTTTGTCATGGGATAGTATACATG GGATTGGGTCCATTGAGCACAAGGTAGAGAAAGATGAAGAATATTACATTGCCATTGGAAATCTCAATTCACATAGCATGGAG GTacacttgaattttaaatttaatgGCATTCTCTATGATACAACAAAGGCAGAGTACACATGCTCTTTACAAAATGATCTATGTGGCGTGAAACTTTTCCTTCTTGGCGATAGTTATGCTATTCTCTCTACTCCTGGTCCAAAAGAG AGTGGAGAGAGGGATGAGTGGTCTGTCAGATTGTCATATGGACCACGGTGGTTAACATATCTTGTTGGCTCAG GTGGTTTCACACTTTTGATTATGGGTATCATAAAATTTATTACCAAGTTACAGGCTGGATCAGGAGAATCTGAAGTTCGAAGGGAGTATCTGCCCCCAGAAAGAACTCCCCTGATAActcagaaagatgatgatgatgattcaagtTGTGGGTCTTCTTATGTTTCTGTCTCTGTaggtgaagaagatgatgatgaactaAATTTCCCAGGATCACCAGGAATTGAAGATAATGACATAAAATCTCGGAAGAATAATGACATTTACCAGCGTCGTCTGTGTGCGATTTGTTTTGATGCTCCAAGAGACAGTTTCTTCCTTCCTTGTGGACATTGTGTAACTTGTTCTACATGTGGCATGAG GATTTCTGAAGAAACCAACATGTGTCCAATATGTAGGAAGAAGATTAGGAAGGTGAAAAAAATATTTGCCGTCTGA